The following are encoded in a window of Legionella geestiana genomic DNA:
- the rodA gene encoding rod shape-determining protein RodA produces MKDRFNRPVYRFSTRALQLDYPLLMLLLGLVSVGLLILYSASNENHGMLMRQGFRLLFAFMIMAGFAMIPPHKYKIWTPWIFATGFALLIAVMLMGKIGKGAQRWLDLGVFRFQPSEIMKLAVPMMVSWYFDRHPGPMCTKSLLIAGIILFLPALLIARQPDLGTAIMVASSGLCVVFMAGISIRLLVVTASLICLGAPLLWHVMHDYQKQRILMLLDPEQDPLGAGYHIIQSKIAIGSGGTFGKGWLEGSQSHLNFLPEHATDFIFAVSGEEFGFVGSLLLLFLIVLVALRGLYIAANAQTTFTRLLAASLSMSFFLSAFVNIGMVMGILPVVGIPLPLVSYGGTAMVTFLAGFGIIMSIGQHRILFDRKF; encoded by the coding sequence ATGAAAGACCGCTTCAACCGCCCGGTTTATCGCTTCAGCACGCGTGCGCTGCAGCTTGATTACCCGCTGCTCATGCTGCTGCTTGGGCTTGTTTCCGTGGGATTACTGATTCTCTACAGCGCCTCCAATGAAAACCACGGAATGCTGATGCGCCAGGGATTTCGTCTGCTGTTTGCCTTTATGATAATGGCGGGTTTTGCCATGATTCCCCCGCATAAATACAAAATCTGGACACCCTGGATTTTTGCCACTGGCTTTGCCCTGCTCATCGCGGTGATGCTTATGGGAAAAATCGGCAAGGGAGCGCAACGCTGGCTGGATTTAGGCGTTTTTCGATTTCAACCCTCTGAAATCATGAAGCTTGCCGTGCCGATGATGGTGAGCTGGTATTTCGACCGCCACCCGGGCCCCATGTGCACAAAATCACTGCTCATTGCCGGTATTATACTATTTTTGCCTGCTCTGCTTATCGCAAGACAACCCGATTTGGGGACGGCCATCATGGTAGCTTCCTCAGGTTTGTGTGTGGTGTTCATGGCAGGGATATCCATACGGCTGCTGGTAGTCACCGCAAGCCTCATCTGCCTTGGTGCGCCTCTGTTGTGGCATGTGATGCACGATTATCAGAAGCAGCGTATTCTAATGCTGCTCGACCCCGAGCAGGATCCGCTGGGGGCTGGATACCATATCATCCAGTCAAAAATTGCCATCGGCTCCGGGGGAACGTTTGGCAAGGGCTGGCTTGAAGGCAGTCAGTCGCACCTGAATTTTCTGCCCGAACACGCCACCGATTTTATTTTTGCCGTAAGCGGGGAAGAGTTTGGTTTTGTCGGCAGTCTGCTGCTGCTTTTTTTAATCGTACTGGTTGCCCTGCGCGGTCTCTACATTGCCGCGAACGCGCAGACCACCTTCACCCGACTGCTCGCCGCCAGCCTTTCCATGAGCTTTTTTCTCTCAGCCTTTGTCAACATCGGCATGGTGATGGGGATTTTACCAGTGGTCGGCATCCCGCTGCCGCTGGTAAGTTATGGCGGCACGGCGATGGTGACCTTTCTCGCGGGCTTTGGCATCATCATGTCGATAGGACAGCATCGGATTCTTTTTGACAGAAAATTTTAA